The following proteins are encoded in a genomic region of Glycine max cultivar Williams 82 chromosome 18, Glycine_max_v4.0, whole genome shotgun sequence:
- the LOC100818016 gene encoding glucose-1-phosphate adenylyltransferase family protein isoform X1, which yields MKALILVGGFGTRLRPLTLSVPKPLVDFANKPMILHQIEALKAIGVNEVVLAINYQPEVMLNFLKEFEAKLGIKITCSQETEPLGTAGPLALARDKLIDDSGEPFFVLNSDVISEYPLKEMIEFHKTHGGEATIMVTKVDEPSKYGVVVMEETTGQVERFVEKPKLFVGNKINAGIYLLNPSVLDRIELRPTSIEKEVFPKIAAEKKLYAMVLPGFWMDIGQPKDYISGLTLYLDSLRKKSPSKLASGPHFVGNVIVHETATIGEGCLVGPDVAIGPGCVVESGVRLSRCTVMRGVRIKKHTCISNSIIGWHSTVGQWARVENMTILGEDVHVCDEVYSNGGVVLPHKEIKSNILKPEIVM from the exons ATGAAGGCACTAATTCTTGTTGGAGGGTTTGGAACAAGGTTGAGGCCATTGACACTCAGTGTTCCCAAGCCTCTTGTTGATTTTGCTAACAAGCCCATGATTCTGCATCAG ATAGAAGCTCTCAAGGCCATTGGCGTCAATGAAGTGGTACTAGCTATCAATTACCAACCAGAG GTCATGTTGAATTTCTTGAAGGAGTTTGAGGCAAAACTTGGTATCAAAATCACTTGTTCTCAAGAAACTGAACCGCTAGGTACTGCAGGCCCCTTGGCTCTTGCGAGGGATAAGCTAATAGATGACTCTGGAGAGCCATTTTTTGTTCTCAACAGTGATGTTATCAGTGAGTACCCACTTAAAGAAATGATTGAATTCCACAAAACCCATGGAGGAGAGGCTACCATAATGGTGACAAAG GTCGATGAGCCATCAAAATATGGTGTGGTTGTGATGGAGGAGACTACCGGGCAGGTTGAGAGATTTGTAGAGAAACCAAAGTTGTTTGTTGGCAACAAAATCAATGCTGGAATCTACCTATTGAACCCCTCAGTTTTGGATCGAATTGAACTGAGGCCCACTTCTATCGAGAAAGAGGTGTTTCCAAAGATTGCAGCAGAGAAAAAGCTATATGCAATGGTCCTGCCAGGATTCTGGATGGACATTGGACAACCAAAGGACTATATTTCTGGCCTGACACTTTACCTGGACTCGCTGAGGAAAAAGTCTCCTTCTAAACTGGCCAGTGGTCCTCACTTTGTGGGGAATGTCATTGTGCATGAAACTGCCACTATTGGCGAGGGATGTCTCGTTGGACCTGATGTTGCAATCGGTCCTGGCTGTGTTGTTGAGTCAGGTGTCAGGCTTTCACGCTGCACAGTTATGCGAGGAGTTCGGATTAAAAAGCATACTTGCATATCTAACAGTATCATTGGGTGGCATTCCACTGTTGGGCAATGGGCCCGTGTGGAGAATATGACTATCCTTGGAGAAGATGTCCATGTTTGTGATGAAGTTTATAGCAATGGTGGTGTAGTTTTGCCCCACAAGGAGATCAAGTCAAA